In a genomic window of Cuculus canorus isolate bCucCan1 chromosome 4, bCucCan1.pri, whole genome shotgun sequence:
- the MSMO1 gene encoding methylsterol monooxygenase 1, with the protein MAMNDSVNILNSAYLAVEYIDSFLPDNPLQQPFKNAWNYMLDNYTKFQIATWGSLLVHEVSYFLLCVPGFVFQFIPYMQKYKIQQDKPETWEKQWKCFKTLLFNHFFIQLPLICGTYYFTEYFNIPYEWEEMPRWYVVVAQCFGCAVIEDAWHYFLHRLLHHKRIYKYIHKVHHEFVSPFGMQAEYAHPLETLILGTGFFIGIVVFCNHVILLWAWVICRLMETIDVHSGYDVPLNPLHLVPFYAGARFHDFHHMNFIGNYASTFTWWDRIFGTDSQFIAYREKEKKQKLMKKKAN; encoded by the exons atgGCAATGAATGACAGCGTTAATATCTTGAACTCTGCTTATCTGGCAGTGGAATATATAGACTCTTTCTTGCCTGACAATCCACTGCAgcagccttttaaaaatgcctGGAATTACATGCTGGACAATTATACAAAGTTCCAGATTGCGACTTGGGGTTCACTTCTAGTTCATGAAGTTTCATACTTCTTGCTCTGTGTGCCTGGATTTGTCTTTCAGTTTATACCATACATGCAAAAGTATAAAATTCAGCAG GATAAACCAGAAACATGGGAAAAACAGTGGAAGTGTTTCAAAACACTCCTCTTCAATCACTTTTTCATTCAGCTTCCTCTGATTTGTGGCACCTATTACTTCACAGAGTATTTTAACATTCCATATGAGTGGGAAGAGATGCCTAGATG gtATGTTGTGGTTGCCCAGTGTTTTGGATGTGCAGTGATTGAGGATGCCTGGCACTACTTCCTGCATAGATTGCTGCATCACAAGAGAATATACAAGTATATTCATAAAGTTCACCATGAGTTTGTT TCTCCATTTGGAATGCAAGCAGAATATGCACATCCTCTGGAAACACTAATCCTTGGAACTGGCTTTTTTATTGGAATTGTTGTTTTCTGCAATCATGTGATTCTTCTGTGGGCATGGGTAATATGTCGCTTGATGGAAACCATTGACGTACACAG TGGCTACGATGTTCCATTAAACCCTCTTCATTTGGTGCCTTTCTACGCTGGAGCTCGCTTTCATGATTTCCATCACATGAACTTCATTGGCAACTACGCTTCAACCTTCACGTGGTGGGACAGAATCTTTGGTACAGACTCTCAGTTCATTGCAtatagagaaaaagagaagaagcaaaagCTCATGAAAAAGAAGGCTAACTAA